The genomic window GTCTTTACCTTCTCTACGAATATCTGCAACACCTAATGGAATAGTGTAATCACCTTCTGGCACTTCACCTTTATCACCATACATTTGCTCAGACTCCATAAATATTACAGGGTCATTATCGCGAATTGCAGCTTTCAATAATCCTTTTGCATCTGCTGGGTTAGATGGCACTACTACTTTTAAACCCGGACAGTTGGCATACCAACTCTCAAAAGCCTGTGAGTGCGTCGCCGCCAATTGGCCTGCTGAACCTGTAGGACCTCTAAATACTATAGGACAAGGAAATTGACCTCCAGACATTTGTCTGATCTTAGCCGCGTTATTTATAATTTGATCAATACCTACCAACGCAAAGTTGAAGGTCATGAACTCTATAATAGGTCTATTACCGGTCATAGTCGAACCAACGCCTATACCTGCAAATCCAAGTTCTGATATTGGAGTATCAATAACCCTCTTTGGGCCAAACTCATCCAACATACCCTTGGAAGCCTTATATGCGCCATTATATTCAGCTACCTCTTCACCCATTAAATAGATAGATTCATCCTTCCTCATTTCTTCGGACATGGCCTCGGCTATTGCTTGCCTAAATTGTAGTGTTTTCATGTATGGTAAATATTATTCTTTGTTATATGCTAGAAAGCAAGCAAAAATATGAAATATAATATCAAAAAATAGAATGCCAGATTTAAAAAAAGTTATAAAATTTACTATGCATGCATAGTAAATTAG from Maribacter aquivivus includes these protein-coding regions:
- a CDS encoding pyruvate dehydrogenase complex E1 component subunit beta, producing the protein MKTLQFRQAIAEAMSEEMRKDESIYLMGEEVAEYNGAYKASKGMLDEFGPKRVIDTPISELGFAGIGVGSTMTGNRPIIEFMTFNFALVGIDQIINNAAKIRQMSGGQFPCPIVFRGPTGSAGQLAATHSQAFESWYANCPGLKVVVPSNPADAKGLLKAAIRDNDPVIFMESEQMYGDKGEVPEGDYTIPLGVADIRREGKDVTIVSFGKIIKEADKAADELEKEGISCEIIDLRTVKPLDYEAILKSVKKTNRLVILEEAWPFGNVATEITYHIQAHAFDYLDAPVVKINTADTPAPYSPVLLAEWLPNHKDVVEAVKRVLYK